One window of Pocillopora verrucosa isolate sample1 chromosome 9, ASM3666991v2, whole genome shotgun sequence genomic DNA carries:
- the LOC131775620 gene encoding uncharacterized protein produces the protein MSGEVTETPVAKYGQSSEFGVVLDFIQRMISNDTLRQAFNIPHLVMVGRQNMAKTTLINRLIGRYLLPMRRNETANTLQARTTYPIILNLRNGKRSLVEVKCDIPGIGGAVENPKDDTVETFLNQITAHLPKEEGTPISKTPVNVTLQGPEFTTLTLVDLPGAHFANDDPRMNLVTQNLVLEYIEKNTNSIIVIVSEVGDPTGDSAINLVMQKAPDFRSRTICALTKPDKLRESDDMGKRVAMNGSSFTLDDNRFIVLRGKDGTDPKEKDWDAETTRVQEKLWFARHPQYKDIQHVCGIDRLMDTMISLLAEKMITEIPILVTQMRRRKKEVDDILEELEDSEVPESSEGKGGVAMKLKENLIRELNKLLFNNTSNTAGGERVRQLFNSFHQEVFRVDPLELRNDDEIRRQQRKLEGVAAPLGDSSENSQLLQRLLYEKYTGVQANGKPITLLSPVDRLLPLSENLVRNVEATLRDIVQKAIEQALSKFPTLKQAVEAKVVSKIFDKKREQTTEFIRQFLEMQKKSTDIVFAPIPTPREISVWEGFPLVDRSKPHPCMTSKTTSHMKYLAKNLYPEKLLKEIDGSGSHSLMYKEHEEIKNVKRNVVRCFNVLKMNVCDTVPRCILHFFVSQLVDDLDRALEKENLVEFLEERKDIRDKRILCRKQSLALENALPHTQDVLHKLLRMKQGSPQKDRKM, from the exons ATGTCTGGTGAAGTCACCGAAACACCTGTCGCAAAATATGGCCAAAGTAGTGAATTTGGCGTCGTTCTTGACTTTATTCAAAGAATGATAAGTAACGACACTTTACGCCAAGCCTTCAACATTCCACATCTGGTCATGGTCGGTCGGCAAAACATGGCAAAAACCACTCTGATAAACCGTCTGATCGGGCGATATCTTCTCCCAATGCGCCGCAATGAAACCGCGAACACCTTACAGGCCCGCACTACATATCCCATAATACTCAACCTAAGAAACGGCAAGAGGAGCCTAGTGGAGGTTAAATGCGATATACCGGGTATTGGGGGGGCTGTGGAGAATCCTAAGGATGATACCGTGGAGACATTTCTTAACCAAATCACAGCACATTTACCAAAGGAAGAGGGAACTCCAATTTCGAAAACCCCTGTTAATGTTACTTTGCAAG GCCCCGAATTCACGACTCTTACCTTGGTCGACCTTCCTGGCGCTCATTTTGCCAATGACGATCCACGCATGAACCTCGTCACTCAAAATTTAGTTTTGGAATACATCGAGAAAAACACTAACAGCATTATCGTCATAGTATCTGAAGTAGGGGACCCCACAGGTGACAGTGCAATAAACCTTGTCATGCAAAAGGCCCCAGATTTTAGGAGCCGCACAATCTGTGCACTTACCAAGCCAGATAAGTTGAGAGAATCCGATGATATGGGGAAAAGGGTGGCCATGAATGGATCCAGCTTCACACTGGATGATAACCGATTCATTGTACTGCGAG GGAAAGATGGCACAGATCCAAAAGAGAAGGACTGGGACGCTGAAACGACTCGTGTTCAAGAAAAACTATGGTTTGCGCGGCATCCTCAGTACAAGGACATTCAACATGTCTGTGGAATTGATCGACTCATGGACACCATGATCTCTTTACTGGCTGAAAAGATGATCACAGAAATTCCTATTCTGGTGACACAAATGAGGAGGCGAAAAAAAGAG GTGGACGATATACTTGAGGAACTAGAGGACAGCGAGGTACCAGAATCGAGCGAAGGCAAGGGTGGAGTGGccatgaaactgaaagaaaatctaATAAGAGAGTTAAATAAACTTCTTTTCAATAATACTTCTAACACAGCTGGAGGGGAGCGTGTCAGGCAGCTGTTTAATTCATTTCACCAGGAAGTTTTCAGG GTGGATCCTTTGGAGTTGCGTAATGACGATGAAATACGAagacaacaaagaaaattggaGGGCGTGGCTGCCCCTCTTGGAGACAGCAGTGAAAACAGTCAGCTGCTGCAGAGGCTTCTGTATGAGAAGTATACAG GAGTACAAGCCAATGGTAAACCAATCACGCTTCTGAGCCCAGTTGATAGGTTGCTACCCCTGTCAGAGAATCTTGTCAGAAATGTCGAGGCAACTTTGCGAGATATCGTCCAAAAGGCTATCGAACAAGCCTTGTCGAAGTTTCCCACACTCAAACAAGCAGTTGAAGCGAAAGTTGTCAGCAAGATTTTTGACAAGAAACGCGAACAGACTACGGAATTCATCCGACAATTCcttgaaatgcagaaaaagaGCACTGATATCGTTTTCGCCCCAATCCCCACACCTCGAGAGATCAGCGTCTGGGAAGGGTTTCCTCTGGTAGATCGTAGTAAGCCTCATCCATGCATGACGTCAAAGACGACAAGTCATATGAAGTACCTTGCGAAAAATCTCTACCCTGAGAAGCTGCTTAAAGAGATAGACGGTTCTGGGTCACACAGTCTCATGTATAAG GAACACGAGGAGATAAAGAATGTAAAAAGGAACGTGGTGCGATGCTTCAACGTGCTTAAAATGAATGTGTGTGACACAGTCCCCCGCTGCATCCTGCATTTCTTCGTATCACAGTTAGTGGATGATCTTGACCGCGCTTTGGAGAAAGAAAACTTGGTTGAGTTCTTGGAGGAAAGGAAGGACATCCGGGACAAGCGCATCCTGTGTAGGAAACAGTCCCTCGCTTTAGAGAACGCGCTGCCACATACACAAGACGTCCTGCATAAACTACTGCGCATGAAACAGGGATCTCCCCAAAAGGACCGGAAGATGTAA
- the LOC136283609 gene encoding uncharacterized protein — protein MISDDTLRQAFNIPHLVMVGRQNMAKTTLINRLIGRYLLPMRRNETANTLQARTTYPIILNLRNGEKSLVEVKCDLLGLREAAENPKDDAVETFLNQVTAHLPKEEGTPISKTPVNVTLQGPEFTTLTLVDLPGAHFANDDLRMNLVTQDLVLEYIEKNTNSIIVIVSEVGDPTGDSAINLVMQKAPDFRSRTICALTKPDKLRESDDMGKRVAMNGSSFTLDDNRFIVLRGKDGTDPAEKDWDAETTRVHEKEWFARHPQYKDIQHVCGIDRLMDTMISLLAEKMITEIPILVTLMKKRKKEVDETLVELEDSEVPESNEGKGGVAMKLKESLIRELNILLFNNTSDTAGGERVRHLFNSFHQEVFKVNPLEMRNDDEIRRQKRKLEGVAAPLGDSSENSQLLQRLLYEKYTGSNANGKPVTRKGPVDQLLPLSENLVGNVETTLRDIVQRAIEKTLSKFPTLKQAVEAKVVSKIFDKKREQTTEFIRQFLEMQKKSTDIVFAPIPTPREISVWEGFPLVDRSKPHPCMTSKTTSHMKYLAKNLYPETLLQEIDGSGSHSLMYKEQEEIKNVKRNVVRCFNVLKMNVCDTVPRCILHFFVSQLVDDLDRALEKENLVEFLEERKDIRDKRILCRKQSLALEKALPHTQDVLDKLLRMKQGSPQKDRRM, from the exons ATGATAAGTGACGATACTTTACGCCAAGCCTTCAACATTCCACATCTGGTCATGGTCGGTCGGCAAAACATGGCAAAAACCACTCTGATAAACCGTCTGATCGGGCGATATCTTCTCCCAATGCGCCGCAATGAAACCGCAAACACCTTACAGGCCCGCACTACATATCCCATAATACTCAACCTAAGAAACGGCGAGAAGAGCCTCGTGGAGGTGAAATGCGATCTACTGGGTCTAAGGGAAGCCGCGGAAAATCCCAAGGATGATGCCGTGGAGACATTTCTTAACCAAGTCACAGCACATTTACCGAAGGAAGAGGGAACTCCAATTTCGAAAACCCCTGTTAATGTTACTCTGCAAG GCCCTGAATTCACGACTCTTACCTTGGTCGACCTTCCCGGCGCTCATTTTGCCAATGACGATCTACGCATGAATCTCGTCACTCAAGATTTAGTTTTGGAATACATCGAGAAAAACACTAACAGCATTATTGTCATAGTATCTGAAGTAGGGGACCCCACAGGTGACAGTGCAATAAACCTTGTCATGCAAAAGGCCCCAGATTTTAGGAGCCGCACAATCTGTGCGCTTACCAAGCCAGATAAGTTGAGAGAATCCGATGACATGGGGAAAAGGGTGGCCATGAATGGATCCAGCTTCACACTGGATGATAACCGATTTATTGTACTGCGAG GGAAAGATGGCACAGATCCAGCTGAGAAGGACTGGGACGCTGAAACGACACGTGTCCATGAAAAAGAATGGTTTGCGCGGCATCCTCAGTACAAGGACATTCAACATGTCTGTGGAATTGATCGACTCATGGATACTATGATCTCTTTACTGGCTGAGAAGATGATCACAGAGATTCCTATTCTGGTGACACTAATGAAGAAGCGAAAAAAAGAG GTGGATGAAACACTTGTAGAACTAGAGGACAGTGAGGTACCAGAGTCGAACGAAGGCAAGGGTGGAGTGGccatgaaactgaaagaaagtCTAATTAGAGAGTTAAATATTCTTCTTTTCAACAATACTTCTGACACGGCCGGAGGGGAACGCGTCAGGCATCTGTTTAATTCATTTCATCAGGAAGTTTTCAAG GTGAATCCTCTGGAGATGCGTAATGACGATGAAATAcgaagacaaaaaagaaaattggaggGTGTGGCTGCCCCTCTTGGAGACAGCAGTGAAAACAGTCAGCTGCTGCAGAGGCTTCTGTATGAGAAGTATACAG GATCCAATGCCAATGGTAAACCTGTAACGCGTAAGGGTCCAGTTGATCAGTTACTACCCCTGTCAGAGAATCTTGTCGGTAACGTCGAGACAACTCTACGAGATATTGTCCAACGGGCCATCGAAAAAACCTTGTCAAAGTTCCCAACTCTCAAACAAGCTGTTGAAGCGAAAGTCGTCAGCAAGATTTTTGACAAGAAACGCGAACAGACCACGGAATTCATCCGACAATTCcttgaaatgcagaaaaagaGCACCGATATCGTTTTCGCCCCAATCCCCACACCTCGAGAGATCAGTGTCTGGGAAGGGTTTCCTCTGGTAGATCGTAGTAAGCCTCATCCATGCATGACGTCAAAGACGACAAGTCATATGAAGTACCTTGCGAAAAATCTCTACCCTGAGACGCTGCTTCAAGAGATAGACGGTTCTGGGTCACACAGTCTCATGTATAAG GAACAGGAGGAGATAAAGAATGTAAAAAGGAACGTGGTGCGATGCTTCAACGTGCTTAAAATGAATGTGTGTGACACAGTCCCCCGCTGCATCCTGCATTTCTTCGTATCACAGTTAGTGGATGATCTTGACCGCGCTTTGGAGAAAGAAAACTTGGTCGAGTTCTTGGAGGAAAGGAAGGACATCCGGGACAAGCGCATCCTGTGTAGGAAACAGTCCCTCGCTTTGGAGAAAGCGCTGCCACATACACAAGACGTCCTGGATAAACTACTGCGCATGAAACAGGGATCTCCCCAAAAGGACCGGAGAATGTAG
- the LOC131775624 gene encoding receptor-transporting protein 3, which translates to MASRGDNATPQLKLSQFWHTTFDDIFQVFNPDEWTLEPTDKEMPGDWRKFRDKAKVKFLCDCNNSWTSMMGRIIFWYKKSDEKDNKKELKTEEKGQKDEPKETNKYSLRFRLYGQQCKICEDGTFINPLWYEDEVKRVLENVHKKIGEDFYDFPQEDSNNSKRHGRMRQSHDSRRCQACQEGQCHS; encoded by the exons ATGGCTTCACGGGGTGATAACGCTACACCGCAGCTAAAATTGTCACAATTCTGGCATACAACCTTTGATGACATCTTCCAGGTCTTCAATCCGGACGAGTGGACACTGGAGCCGACTGACAAAGAAATGCCAGGGGATTGGAGAAAATTTAGGGATAAAGCCAAAGTCAAATTTCTCTGTGATTGCAACAACTCGTGGACTTCAATGATGGGAAGGATTATATTTTGGTACAAGAAGAGTGACGAGAAAGACAACAAGAAAGAATTGAAGACGgaagaaaaaggacaaaaagatGAACCGAAGGAGACAAATAAAT aCTCCTTGAGGTTCAGGCTGTACGGTCAGCAGTGCAAAATATGTGAAGATGGGACATTTATCAATCCGCTGTGGTACGAGGACGAGGTCAAAAGAGTTCTGGAAAACGTTCATAAAAAGATAGGAGAG GATTTCTACGATTTTCCACAGGAAGACTCCAACAATAGTAAAAGACACGGAAGAATGCGCCAGTCACATGACTCCAGACGCTGTCAAGCATGCCAAGAGGGGCAATGTCACAGCTGA
- the LOC131775611 gene encoding receptor-transporting protein 3-like yields MASRGDGVTPQLKLSEFWHATFDRIFQVFRPDEWTLEPTDRGMLRDWRQFKDSAKVKFLCDCGNSWTSMMGRIIFWYKRSDEKNNKKELKTEEEKCTSDEGQKDEPKETNKYSLRFRLYGQQCKMCENGLFINPQWYEDEVKRVLQNVHKKIGKDFYEFPQEDPNNRKRHGRMRQSHDSRRCQACQEGQCNS; encoded by the exons ATGGCTTCACGGGGTGATGGCGTTACACCGCAACTGAAATTGTCAGAATTTTGGCATGCAACCTTTGATCGCATCTTCCAGGTTTTCAGACCGGACGAGTGGACACTGGAGCCGACCGACAGAGGAATGCTAAGAGATTGGAGACAATTTAAGGATAGCGCCAAAGTCAAGTTTCTCTGTGATTGCGGAAACTCCTGGACGTCAATGATGGGAAGGATTATATTTTGGTACAAGAGGAGTGAcgagaaaaacaacaagaaagaatTGAAGACGGAAGAAGAAAAATGCACAAGTGACGAAGGACAAAAAGATGAACCGAAGGAGACAAACAAAT aCTCCTTGAGGTTCAGGCTGTACGGTCAGCAGTGCAAAATGTGTGAAAATGGGTTATTCATCAATCCGCAGTGGTACGAGGACGAGGTCAAAAGAGTTCTGCAAAACGTTCATAAAAAGATAGGAAAG GATTTCTACGAGTTTCCACAAGAAGACCCCAACAATAGAAAAAGACACGGAAGAATGCGCCAGTCACATGACTCCAGACGCTGTCAAGCATGCCAAGAGGGGCAATGTAACAGCTGA